The Micromonospora sp. NBC_00421 genome contains a region encoding:
- a CDS encoding DUF47 domain-containing protein — MKFSFRPTEGAFYELFTRAAQNLVKGTELLNELALPGVDVQSVSERLTEVEHDSDQITHDLYKKINSTFITPFDREDIYRLGSLLDDVMDHLEAVGNLLYLYGLTKLPSLPRELHELVNVLDLQAKLTAEAMPRLKSMKDLEDYWIECNRLENDGDQAYRMLLVRLFSGEYDALTVLKMKEVADELEAACDAFEHVANTVETIAVKES, encoded by the coding sequence GTGAAGTTTTCCTTCCGTCCCACCGAGGGCGCTTTCTACGAGCTCTTCACCAGGGCCGCGCAGAACCTGGTGAAGGGCACCGAGCTGCTCAACGAACTGGCCCTTCCCGGCGTCGACGTGCAGTCGGTCAGCGAGCGGTTGACCGAGGTCGAGCACGACAGCGACCAGATCACCCACGATCTCTACAAGAAGATCAACTCCACCTTCATCACCCCGTTCGACCGGGAGGACATCTACCGGCTGGGCTCGCTGCTCGACGACGTGATGGACCACCTGGAGGCGGTCGGCAACCTGCTCTACCTGTACGGGCTCACCAAGCTCCCGTCGCTGCCGCGCGAGCTGCACGAGTTGGTCAACGTGCTCGACCTCCAGGCCAAGCTGACCGCCGAGGCGATGCCCCGGCTGAAGTCGATGAAGGACCTCGAGGACTACTGGATCGAGTGCAACCGGCTGGAGAACGACGGTGACCAGGCGTACCGGATGCTGCTGGTCCGGCTCTTCTCCGGCGAGTACGACGCGCTGACCGTGCTGAAGATGAAGGAGGTCGCCGACGAGCTGGAAGCCGCCTGCGACGCCTTCGAGCACGTGGCGAACACAGTCGAGACCATCGCGGTCAAGGAGTCCTGA